A region of Dioscorea cayenensis subsp. rotundata cultivar TDr96_F1 chromosome 5, TDr96_F1_v2_PseudoChromosome.rev07_lg8_w22 25.fasta, whole genome shotgun sequence DNA encodes the following proteins:
- the LOC120260901 gene encoding endoribonuclease Dicer homolog 3a-like isoform X2: MSALKRPFDGEDSTVEPKKQCKDFEPRSYQVEVFDVAVRRNTIAVLDTGAGKTMIAVMLIRHFIDEAMATGDGRRVVFLAPTVHLVTQQYEVIKLHTGLEVECYYGAKGVDDWNVERWEKEISSNQVLVMTPQILLDAFRNAFLKLDMVHLLIFDECHRATGGHPYSRILKEFYHNSICKPHVFGMTASPVIRKGVSSAMDCENQISELESVLDSKVFTVRDRSEIDLFVPEAKYVNKYYNRMVFTHEGLKMKLGSIWNKCDALMAHLQEKTLDQYKDTHDMIKTSRKRLSSSHAKICHCLDDLGLICALEAAKVCVEVLSLHSECCEFSVETYDVYKSFTEEALSTIAESLPNDYESLLKTEDGCLGAIQFGYISPKLHELIKIFQSLGILNQVQCLIFVERIITSKVIERFIRKISYLSHFTVSYLTGGSSSADALTPKMQKETLDSFRSRKVNLLFTTDVAEEGIHVPDCSCVIRFDLPKTVRSYVQSCGRARTADSQFVIMLERGNVQQRELLFDIIRSRHSMITTALNRDADAWNSQVTFNETKESYHVESTGATLTADSSISLIYRYCGKLPRDKYFTPKPVFQFSMYNGCFQCTLTLPPTAAFQTILGPIGGNSHIAKQLVCLAACKKLHNLGALNDHLLPVIKEHTEVKVNEKEKASASGAGTKKRKELHSTATISSLSGTWANKRDGIILQGYNLTFSCDLVGQYYCSFILLVDAILDEDVACTEMDLYLLNKMAKAYVRPCGPVTLDMEQVEQAKLFQEFFFNGLFGKLFTGSKSGGQRKFLLNNKESLWSTSNMYLLLPLETSVIGLNESFNIYWKAICATVSVVEFMRNIYSSGAEFSEALNSCPSRTECGASDMIHLADKSVDQRSLKDMVVLAIHTGKIYSVLDVISNSSADSPFDGNSDKSVWMTFSDYFKKKYGIVLQHSGQPLLLLKQSHNPHNLLSSKSKCDKRTNNGGQNHVRMPPELVAHIDIPINVLKSFYLLPSLMHRLESLMLASQLRKEIAFNYIDSSISSALILEAITTLRCCEDFSLERLEHLGDSVLKYAVSCYLYVKYPEKHEDQLSSWRSNQVSNATLHKLGINRNVQGYVRDAAFDPCRWVAPGQISLHPVPCTCGVATSEVPQKVIYEKEDKTIVIGKACDNGHRWMCSKTISDCVEALIGAYYVGGGLCAALAILKWFGIDSEFEPEMFEEAVKAISMRSYLLKINEIQVLEAKLGYNFNVKGLLLEAITHSSIGVDYCYQRLEFLGDSVLDLLITWHLFTAHENLDPGELTDLRSASVKNENFALSAVRHNLQQHLQHSSGFLLAQITEYVKGIQEMHGSKDSLFCKSSIKGPKVLGDMFESIAGAILIDTGLNMDKVWQIFKPLLSPIVTPDNFELPPMRELSELCSELGYFLAVKCLEDGEYVVAELEVQLEVVLLARRGREKNKKAAKAQAAILLLKDMEEKGLSHSRHPSKRRVIEERSVGEENFVASPVQNVCAVSPTVAESVKNDKTSDSDPRPPVNLSVKMKKGGPRSALYELCKKSLWPMPIFESTEEKSSTSPSVGKGERNGHLSFVSSGKLHLPDGRSINCVGERRADKKSSQDSAALALLYELQKQGRCCVVEV, encoded by the exons ATGAGCGCTCTCAAGAGACCCTTCGATGGCGAAGACTCCACGGTGGAGCCCAAGAAGCAATGCAAGGACTTCGAACCCCGGAG TTACCAGGTGGAAGTTTTTGATGTTGCTGTCCGGAGGAACACGATCGCCGTGCTGGATACGGGTGCCGGGAAGACTATGATCGCCGTGATGCTCATCAGGCATTTCATCGACGAGGCTATGGCCACTGGAGATGGGCGGCGTGTTGTCTTCCTTGCTCCCACTGTCCACCTTGTCACTCAG CAATATGAGGTGATAAAGCTTCATACGGGGCTTGAGGTGGAGTGTTACTACGGGGCAAAGGGGGTGGATGATTGGAACGTTGAACGCTGGGAGAAAGAGATCTCTTCAAACCAA GTATTGGTTATGACCCCTCAAATATTGTTAGATGCCTTTAGGAATGCTTTCTTAAAATTGGATATGGTGCATCTATTAATCTTTGATGAGTGCCACCGTGCCACTGGTGGCCATCCTTACAGCCGAATTTTAAAG GAATTCTACCACAACTCAATATGCAAACCGCATGTGTTCGGAATGACTGCATCTCCTGTTATAAGAAAAG GCGTCTCATCAGCAATGGATTGTGAAAATCAGATCTCTGAACTTGAAAGTGTTCTAGACTCGAAG GTCTTTACTGTAAGAGACAGAAGCGAAATTGATCTCTTTGTTCCTGAAGCTAAATACGTCAATAAATATTACAATCGTATGGTTTTTACTCATGAAGGTTTGAAGATGAAGTTGGGATCAATATGGAATAAG TGTGATGCCTTAATGGCACATTTACAAGAGAAAACACTAGATCAATACAAAGATACCCATGACATGATTAAAACGTCAAGAAAACGATTGTCCAGTTCCCATGCGAAGATCTGCCATTGCCTAGATGATCTTGGTCTAATCTGTGCTCTTGAG GCAGCGAAAGTGTGCGTGGAAGTTCTTAGTCTTCATTCAGAATGTTGTGAATTTTCAGTGGAAACCTATGATGTCTATAAATCTTTTACTGAGGAAGCATTAAGCACAATTGCAGAAAGCCTTCCAAATG ATTATGAGTCATTGCTGAAGACAGAAGATGGATGTTTAGGAGCCATTCAATTTGGCTATATATCTCCCAAATTGCACGAGTTAATTAAAATCTTCCAATCGTTAGG GATATTAAATCAAGTCCAATGCCTTATATTTGTTGAGAGGATTATTACATCCAAAGTGATAGAGCGTTTCATTAGGAAAATAAGCTATTTGTCTCACTTTACAGTCTCGTATCTGACTGGAGGGAGTTCTTCGGCAGATGCTCTAACCCCAAAGATGCAGAAGGAAACTTTGGATTCATTTCGTTCGAGGAAG gttaatttattatttaccaCTGATGTGGCTGAGGAGGGAATTCATGTTCCAGATTGTTCATGTGTGATCCGCTTCGATTTGCCAAAAACAGTTAGAAGCTATGTGCAATCATGTGGACGAGCTCGAACTGCAGATTCTCAATTTGTTATAATGTTAGAACG CGGGAATGTCCAGCAAAGGGAGCTGTTATTTGATATCATTAGAAGCAGGCATTCTATGATTACTACCGCTTTGAATAGAGATGCAGATGCTTGGAACTCGCAAGTGACTTTTAATGAGACGAAAGAGTCCTATCATGTCGAATCGACTGGAGCAACTTTAACTGCTGATTCAAGTATCAGTCTTATCTATAGATACTGTGGAAAGCTTCCTAGAGATAA GTATTTCACTCCAAAACCAGTGTTCCAGTTCTCCATGTATAATGGATGCTTCCAGTGCACATTAACTTTGCCTCCTACTGCTGCATTTCAAACAATACTGGGTCCAATTGGTGGAAATTCACACATAGCAAAGCAGCTTGTGTGCTTAGCTGCCTGTAAAAAACTTCATAACTTGGGAGCACTAAATGATCATCTTCTCCCTGTCATTAAAGAGCATACGGAAGTTAAAGtcaatgagaaagaaaaagcaTCTGCTTCTGGTGCAG gaacaaaaaaaaggaaagaacttCACAGTACCGCCACCATTTCTTCTTTGTCGGGGACTTGGGCAAACAAGAGAGACGGTATCATCTTGCAAGGATATAACTTAACTTTTTCATGTGATCTAGTTGGACAGTATTATTGTAGCTTTATTTTATTGGTGGATGCTATCCTTGATGAAGATGTTGCTTGTACTGAAATGGATCTTTACTTACTTAACAAGATGGCAAAAGCTTATGTTCGTCCATGTGGGCCAGTTACATTGGACATGGAACAG GTGGAGCAAGCAAAACTGTTTCAGGAGTTTTTCTTCAATGGATTGTTTGGCAAATTGTTTACAGGCTCCAAATCTGGCGGACAAAGGAAATTTTTGCTTAATAATAAGGAATCTTTGTGGAGCACTTCAAACATGTATCTTCTTTTGCCCCTTGAAACTTCAGTTATTGGACTTAATGAATCCTTCAACATTTACTGGAAGGCAATTTGTGCAACTGTTTCAGTTGTAGAATTTATGAGGAATATTTATTCATCTGGAGCTGAGTTTTCAGAAGCTCTTAATTCTTGTCCGTCAAGAACTGAATGTGGTGCATCAGATATGATCCATTTGGCTGATAAATCTGTAGACCAACGGAGCCTTAAAGATATGGTGGTTCTTGCTATCCACACAGGGAAAATTTATTCTGTTCTTGATGTGATCTCTAATTCCTCTGCAGATAGTCCATTTGATGGAAATTCTGATAAATCAGTTTGGATGACGTTTTCAGATTACTTCAAAAAGAA GTATGGAATTGTGCTGCAGCATTCAGGACAACCGTTGTTGTTGTTAAAGCAGAGCCATAATCCTCACAACCTTTTATCTTCAAAATCTAAAT GTGATAAAAGAACTAATAATGGTGGTCAGAATCATGTCCGCATGCCTCCAGAGCTCGTAGCTCACATTGATATTCCAATAAATGTcctaaaatcattttatttgcTGCCATCGCTAATGCACCGATTGGAATCACTGATGTTAGCTAGCCAGCTGCGAAAGGAAATTGCTTTTAATTATATTGATTCCTCTATATCAAGTGCACTG ATTCTTGAAGCAATCACAACATTAAGATGTTGTGAGGACTTCTCCTTGGAGCGCTTAGAACATTTGGGGGATTCTGTATTAAAATATGCTGTGAGCTGCTATCTCTATGTGAAATATCCTGAAAAACATGAGGATCAATTGAGCTCATGGAGGTCAAACCAAGTTTCTAATGCTACACTTCACAAACTGGGAATTAATCGCAATGTGCAG GGTTACGTCCGAGATGCTGCATTTGATCCTTGTCGTTGGGTTGCTCCTGGGCAGATTTCTTTGCATCCTGTGCCATGTACATGTGGAGTGGCTACTTCCGAAGTACCCCAAAAAGTGATCTATGAGAAAGAGGATAAAACAATTGTGATAGGGAAGGCTTGTGACAATGGACATAGATGGATGTGCTCAAAGACAATATCTGATTGTGTTGAGGCTCTGATAGGAGCATATTATGTTGGTGGTGGATTATGTGCTGCCCTTGCGATACTAAAATGGTTTGGCATTGATTCTGAATTTGAGCCAGAAATGTTTGAGGAAGCTGTGAAAGCCATATCTATGCGTAGCTATCTTTTGAAAATTAATGAGATTCAAGTCTTGGAGGCAAAACTTGGATATAATTTTAATGTCAAAGGTCTTCTATTGGAGGCCATAACTCATTCTTCCATCGGGGTTGACTACTGCTATCAG cggcttgaatttttaggagaCTCTGTGTTAGACTTGCTCATTACCTGGCACCTTTTCACTGCCCATGAAAACCTTGATCCCGGGGAATTAACAGATTTAAGATCTGCATCAGTTAAGAATGAGAACTTTGCCTTGTCTGCAGTCAGACATAACCTTCAGCAGCATCTTCAGCATAGTTCTGGGTTTCTTTTAGCACAAATAACAGAATATGTCAAAGGAATTCAGGAAATGCATGGGAGCAAGGACTCGCTTTTCTGTAAAAGCTCTATTAAAGGGCCCAAG GTTCTTGGAGACATGTTTGAAAGTATTGCTGGAGCTATTTTAATAGATACAGGGCTTAATATGGATAAAGTATGGCAAATTTTCAAACCACTACTTTCTCCTATTGTAACGCCAGATAATTTTGAACTTCCTCCAATGCGGGAATTGAGTGAGTTGTGCAGTGAACTTGGATATTTCTTAGCTGTGAAGTGCCTTGAGGATGGAGAATATGTGGTTGCTGAGCTCGAAGTACAACTAGAGGTTGTTTTGTTGGCAAGACGAGGGcgtgagaagaataaaaaagctGCAAAAGCACAAGCAGCTATCCTTTTGCTGAAGGACATGGAG GAGAAAGGACTCTCTCATTCTCGACATCCCTCTAAAAGGAGAGTGATTGAAGAGAGATCTGTTGgtgaagaaaattttgtagCTTCCCCTGTTCAAAATGTTTGTGCAGTATCTCCCACTGTTGCTGAATCAGTCAAAAATGACAAAACAAGTGATTCAGATCCCAGGCCACCAG TGAATTTATCAGTTAAAATGAAGAAAGGAGGTCCTCGGAGTGCATTGTATGAGCTCTGTAAAAAATCCCTATGGCCTATGCCTATCTTTGAATCAACAGAAGAGAAATCAAG